The proteins below come from a single Acidobacteriota bacterium genomic window:
- a CDS encoding DEAD/DEAH box helicase, whose product MSGTAFASEFLGGLGFPPDAFQIEAASAIDAAESVVVTAPTGAGKTVVAHAAITRALGLQRRAFYTTPIKALSNQKFADLVDMYGATDVGLLTGDNVINADARVVVMTTEVLRNMIYADSTALTGLGVVILDEVHYLADPERGSVWEEVVIHLDKGVQFVNLSATIANAQEFTGWIRARRGPTTLIQEMVRPVPLDVVYMINDKHRNRGLITEPVFASGGTRPNSAIVKLLKRGRGRERRFRTPRRRETVDELNDLGLLPAIIFVFSRAGCDQAARDIATARITLTNAEQREHIRRRAEQLTSHLSPSDLAVVGYVTWLENLEAGVASHHAGMIPAFKETVEDLFVSGYLRVVFATETLAMGINMPARSVVIEKLSKFTGQGHELLKPGDFTQLTGRAGRRGIDTQGTAVVLHTDHVPFDRVVAIAGAGSHPLRSSFRPSYNMVVNMIAKYDRDEATRLLQASFAQFTIETHSESMRMRVAKLERDVVAWTPMVECDQGDVRQWAETAAETGDLRSQLDDFVTRLDIGDVLERPAPGGGFPDRWAVLALGFGASPRVTLLSEDGTVRRTQSADLGRDIAVVGEIRFPEPFRPTDTRFQRRVGSALRGWRSDGRDPIRPVPTVPGPDVGVVTCVDFDNHLSALAKLRHAENDLRRLNRRILRVDTTVLDAFEAMMSLLEDRRFISGWALQEKGQRLRLLSTELDLLLTEALDNAVFDNLTSAEFAAMVSVFVYEPRRVDIGGGPPSRRVHRRVDALWDIVDSVQIAERSHDVSVSRDPEVGFAELVYAWVEGSSLADLFGDEDIVIGDFVRTCRQVIDLIRQIRDGYPTLSNTARGAISAMDRGVVAAGGRA is encoded by the coding sequence GTGAGCGGTACCGCATTTGCGAGTGAGTTCCTCGGCGGTCTGGGGTTCCCTCCAGACGCCTTTCAAATAGAAGCGGCCTCCGCGATCGACGCCGCCGAGAGCGTGGTTGTGACTGCGCCCACCGGGGCTGGGAAAACGGTGGTCGCTCATGCTGCGATCACCCGGGCCTTGGGGCTACAGCGGCGGGCGTTCTACACCACGCCGATCAAGGCGCTTTCTAACCAGAAGTTCGCAGATCTAGTCGACATGTACGGCGCTACCGACGTCGGTCTGCTCACAGGGGACAACGTCATCAACGCAGACGCTCGTGTAGTTGTCATGACAACAGAAGTGCTGCGCAACATGATCTATGCAGATTCCACCGCTCTCACGGGTCTTGGTGTTGTTATCTTGGACGAGGTCCATTACCTCGCCGATCCTGAGCGTGGCTCCGTTTGGGAGGAAGTCGTGATCCACCTGGACAAGGGTGTGCAGTTTGTGAACCTGTCCGCCACGATTGCCAACGCGCAAGAGTTCACCGGATGGATCCGGGCCCGACGCGGCCCGACGACCCTCATTCAGGAGATGGTTCGTCCGGTGCCGCTCGATGTTGTGTACATGATCAATGACAAGCACCGCAACCGAGGCCTTATCACCGAGCCGGTGTTCGCCAGCGGGGGGACACGTCCCAACTCGGCGATTGTCAAACTCCTCAAGCGAGGACGGGGGAGGGAACGCCGTTTTCGTACGCCTCGGCGGCGCGAGACGGTCGACGAGCTCAACGACCTTGGGCTTCTTCCAGCAATCATTTTTGTGTTCTCGCGAGCAGGGTGCGATCAGGCGGCCCGAGACATCGCCACCGCACGCATCACGCTGACAAACGCTGAGCAGCGCGAACACATTCGCCGGCGGGCCGAGCAGCTCACATCGCATCTAAGTCCCTCAGATCTCGCAGTAGTCGGTTACGTCACATGGCTTGAGAATCTCGAAGCGGGTGTCGCCAGCCATCATGCAGGCATGATTCCTGCATTCAAGGAGACGGTTGAGGACCTGTTCGTCTCTGGCTACTTGCGGGTCGTGTTTGCAACGGAGACGCTGGCAATGGGTATCAACATGCCGGCGCGAAGCGTGGTGATCGAAAAGCTCTCGAAGTTCACCGGTCAGGGCCACGAGCTGCTCAAACCCGGCGACTTCACTCAACTCACTGGTCGCGCCGGGCGTCGTGGAATCGATACGCAAGGCACCGCGGTGGTGTTGCACACTGACCATGTGCCGTTCGACAGAGTTGTGGCCATCGCTGGCGCCGGTTCTCACCCGTTGCGATCGTCGTTTCGCCCGTCCTACAACATGGTCGTCAACATGATCGCCAAATACGACCGAGATGAGGCCACGAGGTTGTTACAGGCATCGTTTGCGCAGTTCACAATCGAGACACACTCAGAGTCGATGCGTATGCGTGTTGCCAAGCTCGAACGGGATGTAGTTGCATGGACCCCGATGGTCGAATGCGACCAGGGCGACGTCCGCCAGTGGGCGGAGACCGCTGCGGAGACAGGCGACCTCAGGTCCCAACTGGACGACTTCGTCACCCGGCTTGACATTGGAGACGTACTTGAGCGACCGGCTCCGGGAGGTGGCTTCCCGGACCGGTGGGCAGTGCTAGCACTAGGTTTCGGTGCCTCACCGCGAGTGACCTTGTTATCGGAAGACGGAACCGTCCGCCGAACGCAGTCGGCAGACCTGGGACGCGACATTGCTGTGGTCGGGGAAATCCGATTTCCGGAACCGTTCAGACCGACGGACACACGATTTCAACGCCGCGTCGGATCTGCACTACGAGGGTGGCGATCTGACGGTCGTGACCCTATTCGACCGGTTCCCACAGTCCCTGGACCCGACGTCGGTGTTGTCACCTGTGTTGATTTCGATAACCACCTATCAGCGCTGGCGAAACTGCGTCATGCCGAAAACGATCTTCGGAGACTCAACCGACGGATTCTCCGTGTTGACACGACCGTTCTCGACGCGTTTGAAGCGATGATGTCGCTCCTTGAGGATCGTCGCTTTATATCGGGATGGGCACTGCAAGAAAAAGGGCAGCGCCTACGGTTGTTATCCACCGAACTCGATCTTCTTCTCACAGAGGCTCTCGATAATGCGGTGTTCGACAACCTGACGAGCGCAGAGTTTGCGGCAATGGTTTCCGTTTTTGTGTATGAACCTCGTCGAGTCGACATCGGCGGGGGCCCGCCGTCGCGCCGCGTGCACCGGCGCGTTGACGCGCTCTGGGACATTGTTGATTCCGTACAGATTGCGGAACGCAGCCACGATGTATCAGTCTCGCGCGACCCTGAGGTTGGGTTTGCCGAGCTGGTGTACGCGTGGGTCGAGGGATCTAGCCTTGCTGACCTGTTTGGTGACGAGGACATTGTCATTGGCGACTTCGTGCGGACATGCCGCCAGGTGATCGATTTGATTAGGCAGATTCGTGACGGCTACCCAACGTTGTCCAATACGGCGCGTGGCGCCATCTCTGCCATGGACCGAGGCGTCGTTGCGGCAGGCGGCCGCGCGTGA
- a CDS encoding YegS/Rv2252/BmrU family lipid kinase has translation MRWVVIHNIRAGKRSRKRASLAGVLEDCGIDAEVHETTSAEQCAEVIASAHSGGTEHYVAAGGDGTLHGVVNALMAHEWPEPPTVGILPLGSGSDFARSFALPRRLDRAIAHLTGDGRYLCDIGLLEGSFGLRYFVNVADVGVAGAAVSWSNRLPRKLGKLRYTVGFWLALAVFSPRDVRAVTSRTTIEASAVNVVIANGQFFGGGMHIAPQAVLMDGLLDVEVFTGRRWQALSVMPRVMRGTHLRHASVRVTRSARIEIGCREHWPIEADGELIGHGPVVASVVPGAFYLKI, from the coding sequence GTGAGGTGGGTGGTCATTCACAACATCCGCGCCGGTAAGCGATCTCGGAAGAGAGCATCTCTGGCGGGCGTGCTTGAGGACTGCGGTATCGACGCAGAGGTACACGAGACGACCAGCGCTGAGCAGTGCGCGGAGGTGATCGCTAGCGCACACAGTGGCGGGACCGAGCATTATGTTGCTGCTGGCGGTGATGGCACTCTACACGGTGTCGTGAACGCTCTCATGGCCCACGAGTGGCCCGAGCCACCAACCGTCGGAATCCTTCCCCTAGGGTCGGGGAGCGACTTTGCACGTTCGTTTGCTCTTCCTCGTAGGCTCGACCGCGCGATCGCTCACCTCACGGGTGACGGCCGCTACCTCTGCGACATCGGCCTCCTTGAGGGATCATTCGGTCTGCGGTACTTCGTCAACGTCGCCGATGTTGGTGTCGCGGGTGCAGCCGTATCCTGGTCAAATAGGTTGCCGCGAAAGTTGGGAAAGCTGCGCTACACCGTGGGATTCTGGCTTGCGCTCGCAGTGTTCTCTCCGCGAGATGTACGGGCCGTCACAAGCAGGACGACAATCGAAGCCAGTGCGGTCAACGTCGTAATCGCCAATGGACAATTCTTTGGCGGCGGCATGCACATTGCTCCACAAGCCGTGCTTATGGATGGCTTGCTTGATGTTGAGGTGTTCACAGGACGAAGATGGCAGGCGCTGTCTGTGATGCCGAGGGTCATGAGGGGTACGCACCTTCGCCACGCCTCAGTAAGGGTAACGAGGTCTGCACGAATCGAAATTGGGTGTCGCGAACACTGGCCGATCGAAGCGGACGGCGAATTGATTGGCCATGGGCCCGTGGTCGCTAGTGTCGTACCTGGTGCGTTCTATCTCAAGATCTGA
- a CDS encoding DUF4193 family protein yields MLSSDDVADSAKNNKTSSDVSWEEDADRVDDGRDDFEEEVDEVEETEATGEPLEELESEERSMLTDDEASESIGIDEDAALRDIMIAERSMESSDVDAAGDQEFVCQSCFLVKPYAQLRNKRKKICIDCAG; encoded by the coding sequence ATGTTATCTAGCGACGATGTCGCTGACAGCGCAAAGAACAACAAGACATCCAGCGACGTTTCGTGGGAAGAAGACGCCGACAGAGTCGACGATGGGCGCGACGACTTTGAGGAAGAGGTCGACGAGGTCGAAGAAACTGAGGCAACGGGCGAACCGCTCGAAGAACTCGAGTCCGAGGAACGCAGCATGCTCACCGACGACGAAGCGTCGGAAAGCATCGGCATTGACGAGGACGCAGCCTTGCGCGACATCATGATTGCAGAGCGCTCTATGGAGTCGTCCGATGTCGACGCCGCTGGCGATCAGGAGTTTGTGTGCCAATCTTGTTTTCTTGTGAAACCGTACGCTCAGTTGCGGAACAAGAGGAAGAAGATCTGCATCGACTGTGCGGGCTAA
- a CDS encoding polyprenol monophosphomannose synthase yields MDSRESDRPADPFRPADPLSKDTVVVLPTYNEAENIDTVVGAVRAYGYAVLIVDDASPDGTGEIADRIADGDSGVEVLHRASKQGLGAAYGAAFAHVVDRYDVIVQMDADLSHDPVDIPRLTAAIQNGADVVIGSRYVAGGGIGDWSMFRRLLSSGGNRFARLMVGGQVQDMTSGFRAFRSSALNRLDPGSCTAAGYAFQVEMAARAESLSLVVQEIPIIFRDRVRGTSKMDWRVASEAVRLFSKWGVQRLMRKLRFNGR; encoded by the coding sequence ATTGATTCGAGGGAGTCTGATCGGCCCGCCGACCCATTCAGGCCGGCCGACCCGCTCAGCAAGGACACTGTCGTTGTTTTGCCGACATACAACGAAGCGGAGAACATCGATACAGTCGTTGGCGCAGTACGGGCGTACGGGTACGCGGTGCTGATTGTCGACGATGCGTCGCCGGACGGCACGGGGGAGATAGCCGATCGAATAGCGGACGGCGACAGCGGGGTCGAAGTGCTTCATCGTGCTTCGAAACAGGGACTCGGCGCCGCGTATGGCGCTGCATTCGCCCACGTTGTTGACCGATACGATGTCATCGTTCAGATGGATGCGGATCTGTCGCACGACCCGGTCGATATACCCCGGCTAACGGCAGCGATCCAAAATGGCGCAGATGTCGTCATTGGCTCTCGATACGTCGCTGGCGGAGGTATAGGCGATTGGTCGATGTTTCGGCGACTGCTGTCCTCTGGAGGAAACCGCTTTGCCCGGCTTATGGTTGGGGGCCAGGTTCAAGATATGACCAGTGGCTTTCGCGCCTTTCGATCGTCCGCACTTAACCGGCTCGACCCTGGAAGCTGCACCGCGGCGGGGTATGCGTTCCAGGTCGAGATGGCGGCCCGAGCGGAGAGTCTTTCGCTAGTTGTCCAGGAGATTCCGATTATCTTCCGTGACAGGGTGCGTGGCACATCGAAAATGGATTGGAGGGTGGCCTCTGAGGCGGTTCGCCTGTTTAGCAAATGGGGTGTCCAACGACTGATGAGAAAGCTGAGATTTAATGGCAGGTGA
- a CDS encoding GNAT family N-acetyltransferase, whose translation MVRNATLDDLDELIDLFAMLEREQSDLRPLWRYANGLGEPAATSLAAMIVDGEHELYVAEVCGAVVGFLEALTEDLLPQAGGERVGVVRMIFTLEGMRGVGIGHALLDHALDEFRQAGIHLFDALVSPGHRSAKNFFEAHGFKARLIVMHGLDEGALTT comes from the coding sequence GTGGTGCGTAACGCGACGCTCGACGACTTGGATGAGTTGATTGATCTCTTTGCCATGCTCGAGCGAGAACAGTCAGATCTGCGCCCCTTGTGGAGGTACGCCAACGGACTCGGCGAACCGGCGGCGACTTCGCTGGCGGCAATGATCGTCGACGGCGAACATGAGCTGTACGTTGCGGAGGTGTGTGGCGCCGTTGTTGGTTTTCTCGAGGCCCTTACCGAAGACCTTCTGCCACAAGCAGGTGGGGAGCGAGTCGGTGTGGTCCGCATGATTTTCACGCTTGAAGGTATGCGGGGTGTCGGCATTGGACACGCACTGCTCGACCATGCTCTGGACGAGTTTCGACAGGCGGGGATACACCTGTTCGACGCGCTGGTCTCCCCAGGGCATCGCAGTGCCAAGAATTTCTTTGAGGCGCATGGTTTCAAGGCGCGATTGATCGTGATGCACGGTCTCGACGAAGGGGCACTGACGACGTGA
- a CDS encoding M20/M25/M40 family metallo-hydrolase produces the protein MRYSDESSDVVRLLQELIRNACINTGDSDSGDEWKSVATLAEFFGRSGTVIEPSPGRQSVVYRVRGHSSEAPTLMLLPHLDVVPVSEDGWLHNPFDAEIRDGVVWGRGAVDMLNVTAAMAAVFRPYLVGDIPPLAGDLVFAAVADEESGGVFGAENLVENHWDLVSCDYLLTEVAAPTLTKLGSSVLPVTAGEKGTGWRILSVRGTPSHASQPFGADNAVVPLAESVVSLASTPTPVSISEEWTTFVDALDLDVDVAMRLKHPDTVDEAIDDLAETDPLLARWAHASTHMTVAPTTLTAGTKTNTIADFGTASVDIRLLPGQSQDDADSHLRKAMGETVAARVDIERASIGEATLSMASGLLWEAIGDAAQEHIGSRALVPMTSPVATDARFFRRRGVTSYGVGWFDDEAAFSELLSMFHGHNERVRVTSVNQTTAFLSTTVERFGARTSVLPRQDIASNRPEST, from the coding sequence GTGAGGTACAGTGATGAAAGCTCTGATGTCGTCAGACTCTTGCAGGAGCTGATACGTAATGCCTGTATCAACACCGGAGACTCTGATTCGGGGGACGAGTGGAAGTCGGTCGCAACGCTGGCCGAGTTCTTCGGTCGCTCAGGGACCGTCATCGAACCGTCGCCGGGGAGGCAGTCCGTTGTTTACCGGGTTCGCGGGCACAGCTCCGAGGCGCCGACGCTCATGTTGCTTCCGCATCTCGACGTTGTTCCGGTGAGTGAAGACGGCTGGTTGCACAATCCGTTTGACGCCGAGATTCGCGACGGTGTCGTGTGGGGTCGTGGGGCCGTCGACATGCTCAACGTCACGGCGGCAATGGCCGCGGTGTTCAGACCATACCTTGTGGGCGACATTCCGCCACTTGCGGGCGACCTCGTGTTTGCGGCGGTCGCAGACGAGGAATCTGGCGGCGTTTTCGGTGCTGAGAACCTTGTTGAGAACCACTGGGATCTCGTGTCGTGTGACTATCTGCTCACCGAGGTAGCCGCACCGACACTTACAAAACTCGGGTCGTCCGTGCTGCCGGTTACCGCAGGGGAGAAAGGAACTGGGTGGCGGATCCTCTCAGTACGTGGCACCCCAAGCCACGCCAGTCAGCCGTTTGGTGCTGACAACGCCGTTGTTCCCCTCGCTGAGTCGGTCGTCTCACTAGCGTCTACACCGACTCCGGTTTCGATAAGCGAAGAATGGACAACGTTTGTCGATGCGCTTGATCTAGACGTTGACGTCGCAATGCGGCTGAAGCATCCCGATACTGTCGACGAAGCGATCGACGATCTAGCTGAGACCGATCCGCTGCTTGCGAGGTGGGCACATGCCAGCACGCACATGACCGTTGCTCCAACAACGTTGACTGCCGGTACTAAGACGAACACCATTGCAGATTTCGGGACGGCGTCCGTTGACATTCGCTTGCTGCCTGGCCAGTCTCAGGACGACGCCGACTCGCATCTTCGTAAGGCCATGGGTGAGACGGTCGCTGCCCGTGTCGATATCGAACGGGCATCGATTGGAGAGGCCACCCTGTCAATGGCCTCGGGGCTGCTGTGGGAAGCGATCGGCGACGCCGCACAAGAGCACATCGGGTCTCGCGCTTTGGTGCCAATGACGAGTCCGGTCGCGACGGACGCGAGATTTTTCAGGCGTCGCGGAGTCACATCGTATGGAGTAGGTTGGTTCGACGACGAGGCAGCATTTTCCGAGCTGCTATCCATGTTCCACGGTCACAACGAGAGAGTCCGAGTGACATCCGTCAACCAAACAACCGCGTTTTTGAGTACAACGGTGGAGCGCTTCGGTGCCAGGACATCCGTCCTTCCGCGCCAGGACATCGCATCGAACAGACCTGAATCGACGTAG
- a CDS encoding HAD-IIA family hydrolase, whose product MSLAEPDGYDQVRTIVCDLDGVLYVDSEPVPGAGEALERLQSDGYDLLFVTNNATRTPAMVVANIAQRTGFVTTADRVVTSPQAVAHYLKENQLDDCFVIGEDGLRETLRYSGLRLVEDWREAKTVVTGLDRSVTYRRFADATLAIRHGAQFICTNLDPTYPTPAGLQPGGGAIAALVEVAAGVTPVSCGKPAAPIRDLIASRLAPGQVVVVGDRMDTDIAMATAQGWFGALVLSGSTDASSAPAPTPRMLVLDSIADLPGELRRRCAI is encoded by the coding sequence GTGTCGCTAGCAGAGCCCGACGGGTACGACCAGGTACGGACGATTGTGTGTGACCTTGACGGCGTCCTGTACGTTGACAGCGAGCCGGTCCCCGGTGCTGGAGAGGCCCTTGAGCGTTTGCAATCGGACGGGTACGACCTGTTGTTTGTGACCAACAACGCAACAAGAACACCAGCCATGGTGGTTGCCAACATTGCGCAACGCACCGGGTTTGTCACCACAGCGGACCGTGTGGTCACTTCGCCACAAGCTGTAGCGCATTATCTCAAGGAGAATCAACTTGACGACTGTTTTGTGATCGGAGAGGACGGTCTGCGAGAGACGCTGCGCTATTCGGGACTGAGACTCGTGGAGGACTGGAGAGAGGCGAAGACGGTGGTCACCGGTCTCGACAGAAGTGTGACGTACCGACGTTTCGCAGACGCCACTCTCGCGATTCGTCACGGTGCGCAGTTTATATGCACGAATTTGGACCCGACATATCCGACACCTGCAGGGCTTCAGCCCGGCGGAGGTGCCATTGCTGCGTTAGTCGAAGTCGCGGCGGGTGTCACCCCGGTGTCTTGCGGAAAACCCGCGGCCCCGATTCGGGACCTCATCGCATCTCGCCTGGCGCCAGGGCAGGTTGTCGTGGTTGGTGATCGTATGGATACTGACATTGCAATGGCTACTGCGCAGGGTTGGTTTGGTGCATTGGTGCTCAGCGGTTCGACGGATGCGAGTTCGGCCCCTGCGCCGACACCACGAATGCTCGTGCTCGACTCTATTGCTGACCTGCCCGGAGAACTTCGCCGCCGTTGCGCTATCTGA
- a CDS encoding rhomboid family intramembrane serine protease — MIPIRDINPTKTFPIVTLVLIAVNLAVFAFVQPHDSTDAEDEFLYKNAAIACEVVTWEPVSQSEVDSDTCSDVSEPGFFADKAILASIFFSLFLHGSWLHVLFNMWFLWIFGNNVEEAYGPKWFLFGYLGVGLLATLGFVAANPDSVIPLVGASGAVAGVLGAYLVLFPKNKITSLVIVFFVPIPAFIYLGLWFVSQFADQSPNVAWEAHVAGFLVGALVTLMFRTVLIRRLALIHRPRATLGFPTQFR, encoded by the coding sequence ATGATCCCGATCAGAGACATCAATCCAACGAAGACGTTTCCCATCGTCACGCTGGTCCTGATAGCTGTGAACCTCGCCGTGTTTGCGTTTGTGCAACCCCATGATTCGACCGACGCGGAGGATGAGTTCCTCTACAAGAACGCGGCGATTGCGTGCGAGGTCGTGACGTGGGAACCAGTCTCGCAATCCGAAGTCGACTCCGACACGTGCAGCGATGTCTCTGAGCCGGGGTTCTTTGCGGACAAGGCGATTCTGGCGTCGATCTTTTTCTCGCTGTTTCTACACGGCTCCTGGTTACACGTGCTGTTCAATATGTGGTTCCTATGGATTTTTGGCAACAATGTCGAGGAGGCGTACGGGCCGAAGTGGTTCCTGTTCGGGTATCTCGGCGTCGGGCTGTTGGCCACGTTGGGATTCGTCGCAGCAAATCCAGACAGCGTGATTCCGCTGGTCGGAGCGTCCGGCGCCGTTGCCGGAGTACTCGGAGCGTATTTGGTACTGTTTCCAAAAAACAAGATCACATCGCTGGTAATTGTATTCTTTGTGCCAATTCCGGCGTTCATCTATCTCGGGTTGTGGTTCGTCAGCCAATTCGCCGACCAGTCACCGAACGTGGCGTGGGAGGCCCACGTTGCAGGGTTCCTCGTCGGAGCCCTCGTCACACTGATGTTTCGCACGGTGCTGATACGGCGCCTCGCGCTCATTCACAGGCCCCGGGCCACGCTCGGGTTTCCCACTCAGTTCAGATAG
- a CDS encoding NAD(+)/NADH kinase, translated as MTSNLIPTRVAFVASEENHAGTELAKTLAGSAFADFGFEGVYAPIGSAIGDVDAVVGVGGDGTVLHAAAVARAADIPIIGINLGRVGYLAEVEATDAGKVLQRLGAEGLEEVEHPTIEVTFEDGTALTAINDVVVEKVVSQRIVELKVAIDGEALTRYRADGIIVSTPLGSTAYSLSAGGPIVQPTVECIVMTPIAPHSLLNRSFVVRLDAVVSIQTASDRPAQVHVDGRGTRKLALGETVHVTRSKRPVRFLVTGGAPFPRAVRDQFGLRHA; from the coding sequence ATGACATCGAATCTCATTCCCACGCGGGTCGCCTTCGTCGCATCCGAGGAAAACCATGCAGGCACTGAGCTTGCGAAGACGCTTGCTGGGTCAGCGTTTGCAGACTTTGGCTTCGAGGGCGTCTATGCACCCATTGGGTCTGCAATCGGCGATGTCGATGCAGTGGTCGGTGTTGGTGGCGACGGCACCGTGCTGCATGCTGCCGCGGTGGCGCGTGCGGCAGACATTCCAATCATCGGCATCAATCTGGGCCGCGTTGGCTACCTCGCTGAGGTTGAGGCAACCGATGCCGGGAAGGTTTTGCAACGTCTCGGTGCAGAGGGCCTTGAAGAGGTTGAGCACCCAACGATTGAGGTCACTTTCGAAGATGGGACAGCGCTCACTGCTATCAACGACGTCGTTGTGGAAAAGGTAGTCAGCCAACGCATCGTGGAGCTCAAGGTTGCGATCGACGGTGAGGCGCTGACACGGTACCGGGCCGACGGCATCATCGTTTCGACTCCACTCGGGTCGACCGCGTACTCACTGTCCGCCGGTGGACCCATTGTTCAGCCAACAGTTGAATGTATTGTGATGACTCCGATTGCTCCGCACAGCCTTTTGAACCGTTCCTTTGTCGTTCGTCTCGACGCAGTCGTCAGCATCCAGACCGCATCTGATCGACCCGCTCAAGTACACGTGGACGGTCGTGGGACGCGCAAGCTTGCCCTTGGCGAGACCGTACATGTCACCCGCTCGAAGCGCCCGGTACGGTTCTTGGTCACCGGTGGCGCCCCGTTTCCTCGCGCGGTACGAGATCAATTTGGGCTTCGTCATGCTTGA
- a CDS encoding AAA family ATPase — MGFVMLEELSVKNLGILGQASIDIPSGFVVVTGETGAGKTLLLGALRLLAGENASRSGVGPQGDELSVTGRFLIDGVDVVVQRKVTTKGKSRAYLDGEIAAAGDLRRKIGERVEVVAQHDGFRLGSPTGARTFLDDALDSLQRSTLDMYAQKYATWRGLISTRAAIGEDLRSLEREREMVEFQAQEIAAAGFSIGDDADLQIRVERLRNREEISELFNGIDIALNADHGAVSALADAGSLVRRLVKLDVSVTGMMRQVADIEESLAVLAGEIARHGADDVGDGDMLESVEMRIALLSNLRRKYGDSLEDVLAFAKQASMRRDELCEFIERSGTLDDEIEGALRDVGAAAADLTNVRIARAQELAEATVGHLTALGFTDPSVAFTITPLPPAAHGADRVVLEFASHSSLTPSPIQKVASGGELSRLVLALRLAAGIESAAVVAFDEIDAGIGGLTARAMGSRLQELASGRQVFCVTHLPQVAAYADGHIFVERDGTVATARVLSPQERVDEIARMLSGMPESKSGIRHAEELLASSVRSGVAQESAMLRSS; from the coding sequence TTGGGCTTCGTCATGCTTGAGGAACTATCGGTCAAGAATCTCGGAATTCTCGGACAAGCATCGATTGACATCCCTTCGGGATTCGTCGTGGTGACGGGGGAAACCGGGGCAGGCAAGACTTTGCTGTTGGGGGCGCTGCGGCTTCTCGCCGGCGAAAACGCGAGTCGGAGCGGGGTCGGTCCGCAGGGCGACGAGCTGTCGGTCACCGGTAGGTTCCTCATCGACGGCGTCGATGTTGTCGTGCAACGCAAGGTGACTACCAAAGGCAAGTCGCGGGCCTACCTCGACGGCGAGATTGCAGCGGCTGGCGATCTACGGCGAAAAATCGGTGAACGTGTGGAAGTTGTTGCGCAGCATGATGGCTTTCGCCTCGGTTCCCCCACCGGCGCGCGCACTTTTCTCGACGATGCGCTTGATTCGCTGCAGCGCTCGACACTCGACATGTACGCGCAAAAGTACGCAACGTGGCGCGGTCTGATTAGTACCCGCGCTGCGATCGGGGAGGACCTGAGGTCGCTCGAACGTGAGCGTGAGATGGTGGAGTTCCAGGCACAAGAGATCGCGGCGGCAGGTTTCTCTATCGGTGACGACGCAGATCTTCAGATCCGGGTCGAGCGGTTGCGCAATCGTGAGGAGATCAGCGAACTGTTCAACGGGATCGACATCGCGCTCAACGCCGATCACGGGGCTGTGTCAGCGCTCGCGGATGCCGGTAGCCTCGTGCGCCGTCTGGTCAAGCTTGACGTCTCGGTTACCGGCATGATGCGCCAGGTAGCCGACATCGAGGAAAGCCTCGCGGTTCTGGCGGGGGAGATCGCACGTCATGGTGCGGACGATGTAGGCGACGGCGACATGTTGGAGTCTGTAGAAATGCGTATTGCGCTTCTCAGCAACCTGCGTAGAAAGTACGGCGACAGCCTCGAGGATGTGTTGGCGTTCGCTAAACAGGCGTCAATGCGGCGCGATGAGCTGTGCGAGTTCATCGAGCGCTCGGGAACGCTTGACGATGAGATCGAAGGTGCGTTGCGCGACGTGGGCGCCGCCGCCGCGGATCTGACAAACGTACGCATCGCCCGTGCGCAAGAGTTGGCGGAGGCCACCGTTGGACACTTAACCGCTCTCGGATTCACCGATCCGTCGGTCGCTTTCACGATCACACCGCTGCCACCCGCGGCACACGGCGCCGACCGTGTCGTTCTCGAATTTGCGTCGCACTCCTCGCTTACTCCATCGCCGATCCAGAAGGTCGCATCGGGTGGTGAGCTCTCGCGGTTGGTGCTTGCGCTCAGACTTGCGGCGGGAATCGAGTCGGCGGCGGTGGTGGCGTTCGACGAGATCGACGCAGGCATCGGTGGACTCACAGCCCGCGCAATGGGTTCCCGACTCCAAGAACTTGCGAGTGGTAGGCAGGTGTTTTGCGTGACGCATCTGCCCCAGGTTGCGGCCTACGCGGACGGGCACATTTTCGTCGAACGCGACGGAACCGTTGCTACTGCACGTGTCCTGAGTCCACAGGAACGAGTGGACGAGATCGCCCGCATGTTGTCCGGCATGCCAGAATCCAAAAGTGGAATCCGCCATGCTGAAGAGTTACTTGCTTCGTCGGTGAGATCCGGAGTCGCACAAGAGTCGGCTATGCTGCGGTCGTCCTAG